One part of the Nitrosophilus kaiyonis genome encodes these proteins:
- a CDS encoding response regulator transcription factor encodes MQKANILLLEDDVNLSDTIKEYLEDEGYIVEVAYNSDEAYEKIYEKNFDILLLDVMVPGENGFEILKKIRQKSKTPAIFITSLNSVDDLEKGYNSGCDDYIRKPFVLKELKLRIETLLKREFDTKNRKIKIDENFEYDLENDELLKDNKTIPLNNKEKKLLKLFLKNKNQILTHESIYENLWDYDETPSDSSLRTYIKNLRKILGKEKIVSIKKHGYKFVTK; translated from the coding sequence ATGCAAAAAGCAAATATTCTACTTTTAGAGGATGATGTAAATTTAAGCGATACTATAAAAGAGTATCTAGAAGATGAAGGCTATATTGTTGAAGTTGCTTACAATTCAGATGAGGCATACGAAAAAATTTATGAAAAAAATTTTGATATTTTACTTCTTGATGTGATGGTACCTGGCGAAAATGGTTTTGAAATTTTGAAAAAAATTAGGCAAAAAAGTAAAACTCCTGCAATTTTTATAACTTCATTAAACTCTGTTGATGATTTAGAAAAGGGATATAATAGTGGATGTGATGATTATATAAGAAAACCATTTGTTTTAAAAGAGTTAAAATTAAGAATTGAGACTCTATTAAAAAGAGAATTTGATACAAAAAATAGAAAAATCAAAATTGATGAAAATTTTGAATATGACCTTGAAAATGATGAGCTTTTAAAAGATAACAAAACAATCCCATTAAATAATAAAGAGAAAAAGCTTCTAAAACTTTTTTTAAAAAATAAAAATCAAATCCTTACTCATGAAAGCATATATGAAAATTTATGGGATTATGATGAGACTCCAAGTGATAGTTCCTTAAGAACATATATAAAAAATCTTAGAAAAATTCTTGGAAAAGAAAAAATAGTTAGTATAAAAAAGCATGGATACAAATTTGTTACCAAGTG